From one bacterium Scap17 genomic stretch:
- a CDS encoding cation transporter, translating into MKSCCESKSGELAELRASQGKVLKILLALNASMFFIEFTAAWWLGSTALLGDSLDMFGDASVYALTLYVLHRSVRERALSALVKGIVMLALGVIVLGEAGYQALHGVAPAAHGMGAFALLALAVNLVCFGLLWRFKSDDLNMRSTWLCSRNDIIANASVFGAAILVGWTGSRWPDVLLGAAIAALFLQSAWQVIRDARVELRNAKQAESAQAAHEQDASSQAPDAPPSSCATRSCCAPPTAAVVVEQTPASSGGSSKCCR; encoded by the coding sequence ATGAAAAGCTGTTGCGAAAGCAAATCCGGCGAGCTGGCAGAGCTCAGAGCCTCTCAGGGCAAGGTACTCAAGATATTGCTAGCCCTGAATGCCAGCATGTTCTTCATCGAATTCACCGCAGCCTGGTGGCTGGGCTCCACCGCACTGCTGGGGGATTCACTCGACATGTTCGGCGATGCCAGCGTCTACGCCCTGACCCTCTACGTGCTGCACCGCAGCGTGCGTGAACGTGCATTGAGCGCACTAGTGAAAGGCATCGTGATGCTGGCGCTGGGCGTGATCGTCCTTGGCGAAGCAGGCTACCAAGCCCTTCATGGCGTCGCCCCTGCCGCACACGGCATGGGCGCCTTCGCTCTGCTGGCGCTGGCCGTCAATCTGGTTTGCTTCGGCCTGCTGTGGCGCTTCAAGTCGGATGATCTGAACATGCGCTCCACCTGGCTGTGCTCACGCAATGACATCATCGCCAACGCCTCGGTCTTCGGCGCTGCGATACTGGTGGGTTGGACGGGCTCCCGTTGGCCGGATGTGCTGCTGGGGGCGGCGATTGCCGCCCTCTTCCTGCAGTCCGCCTGGCAGGTGATTCGCGACGCGCGAGTTGAGCTGCGCAATGCCAAGCAAGCCGAAAGCGCGCAAGCTGCGCATGAGCAAGACGCAAGCTCCCAAGCCCCTGACGCTCCGCCATCATCCTGCGCCACCCGCAGTTGTTGTGCGCCACCCACGGCTGCTGTGGTGGTCGAGCAGACACCCGCCAGCAGCGGCGGCTCCAGCAAGTGCTGTCGGTGA
- a CDS encoding response regulator transcription factor, giving the protein MSDATRLLIIDDDEFFCQVTARAMTRRGYEVEVARDEAQALSVARSHRPELITLDLKLEQSSGLKLLPELIALLPDARIVVLTGYSSIATAVEAIKLGAVNYLCKPADADEILNAFNREGGDPAAEISDNPPSVNRLTWEHIQKVLNEHDGNISSTARALGMHRRTLQRKLQKRPVKR; this is encoded by the coding sequence ATGAGCGATGCAACCCGACTGCTGATCATCGACGATGATGAATTCTTCTGCCAGGTCACGGCGCGCGCCATGACGCGTCGCGGCTATGAAGTGGAAGTGGCCCGTGATGAAGCCCAGGCACTCAGCGTGGCGCGCAGCCACCGCCCGGAGCTGATCACGCTGGACCTGAAGCTCGAGCAGAGTTCCGGCCTCAAGCTGCTGCCAGAACTGATCGCCCTGCTACCTGACGCGCGTATCGTGGTGCTGACCGGCTATTCCAGCATCGCCACCGCGGTGGAAGCCATCAAGCTTGGCGCGGTCAACTACCTGTGCAAGCCCGCCGATGCCGATGAGATTCTCAACGCCTTCAACCGCGAAGGCGGCGACCCTGCCGCCGAGATCTCCGACAACCCGCCGTCAGTCAACCGCCTGACCTGGGAGCACATCCAGAAGGTGCTCAACGAGCACGATGGCAACATCTCCTCCACGGCCCGCGCCCTGGGCATGCACCGCCGTACCCTGCAACGCAAACTGCAGAAGCGGCCGGTCAAGCGCTGA
- a CDS encoding 3-hydroxybutyrate dehydrogenase — MSELQSSPVRVALVTGTASGIGAAIMQAMCDAGHQVLAVDFSDEGAEVADKAGAAFFKADLTDAEQCRAAVEDAVSRFGRLDILVNNAGIQHVERIKDFPEAKWNQIIALMLSAPFTLIQAAWPHMEKNGYGRIVNMASIHAHVASPGKAAYVSAKHGLMGLTKTAALEGGESGITANAICPAYVRTPLVDKQIAEQAKLNDMPEDEVIEKIMLKGAAIKHMIDPSEVAGMAVWLASDKAGSVTGSSFNMDLGWTAQ, encoded by the coding sequence ATGAGTGAACTACAATCTTCCCCTGTCCGCGTTGCACTGGTGACCGGCACCGCCAGTGGTATCGGCGCCGCCATCATGCAAGCGATGTGCGATGCCGGGCATCAGGTGCTGGCGGTCGATTTCAGTGATGAGGGGGCAGAGGTCGCCGACAAGGCCGGGGCTGCCTTCTTCAAGGCCGACCTGACGGATGCCGAGCAGTGTCGCGCGGCGGTGGAAGACGCCGTATCCCGTTTCGGACGCCTCGATATCCTGGTCAACAATGCCGGCATTCAGCATGTCGAGCGCATCAAGGACTTCCCCGAAGCCAAGTGGAATCAGATCATCGCCTTGATGCTGAGTGCGCCGTTCACGCTGATCCAGGCAGCCTGGCCGCACATGGAGAAGAATGGGTATGGGCGCATCGTCAACATGGCATCCATCCATGCGCACGTCGCGTCACCGGGCAAGGCGGCCTACGTCAGCGCCAAGCATGGCCTGATGGGCCTGACCAAGACCGCTGCGCTCGAGGGTGGGGAAAGTGGGATCACCGCCAATGCCATTTGCCCGGCCTACGTGCGCACACCGCTGGTCGACAAGCAGATCGCCGAGCAGGCCAAGCTCAATGACATGCCCGAAGATGAAGTGATCGAGAAGATCATGCTCAAGGGCGCAGCGATCAAGCACATGATCGATCCCTCCGAAGTGGCGGGCATGGCGGTATGGCTGGCATCTGACAAGGCAGGCTCGGTAACCGGCTCCAGCTTCAACATGGACCTGGGGTGGACGGCGCAGTAA
- a CDS encoding homogentisate 1,2-dioxygenase — translation MRERNAECHYHAGFRNHVSSEALPGALPQGQNSPQRCPYGLYAEQLSGSAFTAPRSHNLRSWLYRIRPSVVQGAYQPMEMPQVATAPLAEGMPDPNPMRWDPIAFCAGDFLEGLITLAVNGDAQAQQGCATHLYAFSRGMQQRFFYNADGELLIVPQQGAIEVRSELGLLEVASGEIVVIPRGIKFQLNPLAGHAEGCRGYVAENYGAPLELPSLGPIGSNGLANPRDFLAPSARFEDEAGDFTLVAKFGGRFWRTSLDHSPLDVVAWHGNYAPYKYDLATFNTINTVSFDHPDPSIFTVLTSPSDTAGVANLDFVIFPPRWMVAENTFRPPYFHRNLMSELMGLIHGEYDAKREGFRPGGASLHNAMTPHGPDAATFEAASQAELAPRYQGNTLAFMFESRYLFQPTPQALSSSARQRDYGSVWQGLASHFTPHTTPQFTP, via the coding sequence ATGCGCGAGCGCAATGCTGAGTGTCATTATCACGCCGGTTTTCGAAATCATGTCTCCAGCGAGGCGTTGCCTGGCGCCTTGCCGCAGGGCCAGAACTCTCCCCAGCGTTGCCCCTATGGCCTGTACGCGGAGCAGTTGAGCGGCTCGGCCTTCACCGCGCCGCGTAGCCACAATCTGCGCAGCTGGCTTTACCGCATTCGGCCCTCGGTGGTGCAGGGCGCCTATCAGCCCATGGAGATGCCGCAGGTCGCCACCGCACCGCTGGCCGAGGGAATGCCGGATCCCAACCCGATGCGCTGGGACCCCATCGCGTTCTGCGCTGGCGATTTTCTGGAAGGCCTGATCACGCTGGCGGTCAATGGGGATGCCCAGGCGCAGCAGGGCTGTGCCACGCATCTCTACGCCTTCTCTCGCGGCATGCAACAGCGCTTTTTCTACAATGCTGATGGCGAATTGCTGATCGTGCCGCAGCAGGGTGCCATTGAGGTGCGCAGCGAGCTGGGCCTGCTGGAAGTCGCTAGCGGCGAGATCGTCGTGATTCCGCGTGGTATCAAGTTCCAGCTCAATCCGCTGGCGGGGCACGCGGAGGGCTGTCGAGGCTATGTGGCCGAGAACTATGGCGCGCCTCTCGAGTTGCCCTCGCTGGGGCCCATCGGCAGCAATGGACTGGCCAATCCGCGCGACTTCCTCGCGCCATCGGCACGTTTCGAGGACGAAGCCGGTGACTTCACGCTGGTGGCCAAGTTCGGCGGGCGTTTCTGGCGCACGAGCCTGGATCATTCACCGCTGGATGTCGTGGCCTGGCACGGCAACTACGCGCCCTACAAATATGATCTGGCGACCTTCAATACCATCAATACGGTCAGCTTCGATCATCCTGACCCCTCGATCTTCACTGTGCTGACATCACCGTCGGACACCGCCGGGGTCGCCAATCTCGACTTCGTGATCTTCCCGCCACGCTGGATGGTCGCCGAGAACACCTTCCGACCGCCGTATTTCCATCGCAACCTGATGAGCGAGTTGATGGGGCTGATCCATGGCGAATATGACGCCAAGCGCGAAGGCTTCCGTCCGGGCGGCGCGAGTCTGCACAACGCCATGACCCCGCATGGCCCTGACGCTGCCACCTTCGAGGCCGCCAGTCAGGCAGAGCTCGCCCCCCGCTATCAGGGCAATACGCTCGCCTTCATGTTCGAGAGTCGCTATCTGTTCCAGCCCACCCCGCAGGCCCTGTCGTCGAGCGCTCGGCAGCGCGACTACGGCTCGGTCTGGCAGGGGCTCGCGTCTCACTTCACGCCTCACACTACTCCTCAATTCACCCCTTGA
- a CDS encoding DASH family cryptochrome: MTTTDHWLVWLNDDLRLDDNPLWQAALAERPTRLLVVHVLSETTFQPFGSVSPGEPHLQPLSTGRQHALLGSLESLRTRLQALGSDLLILHGDAARLIPKLARQYGCRGVITRRATGVVEQRQQRAVASQCRLRQLNSGLLLDEDELPEPLAALPVSFSAFRRKLEKARPSLPDMPAPLEAPSTLPGWPEDAPRGFQGAARQLLEARHWQADTRGEYTFAPGEPAGLQRLQDYLSPTFAGQYKTTRNRLSGADFSTRFSVWLALGCLSPRRILDALHRFQATLPEHCEHPQAAFKDSDWIRVELLWREYFHWDARRLGRHTFTGESQSHDAALPRSHERESEPLERWQTGMTGVPWVDAGMRELAATGWLSNRMRQNVASFLVKDLGVDWRQGAAWFEHQLLDHDVASNWGNWRYLAGIGRDPCGDRHFNMMKQARQHDPLGHYVSRWIPEIATLPAGMQRHAPWLAWSSSAGRNGSAGHYPRQPLTHVEGWEAHLADVTPTRVTPWLSGSFERG; encoded by the coding sequence ATGACAACCACTGATCACTGGCTGGTGTGGCTGAATGACGACCTGCGCCTCGATGACAACCCGCTGTGGCAAGCCGCACTCGCCGAGCGGCCGACTCGCCTGCTGGTCGTGCATGTACTGTCCGAGACGACCTTTCAGCCCTTCGGCAGCGTCAGCCCCGGGGAGCCACACCTGCAGCCGCTCAGCACGGGACGGCAACATGCCCTGCTCGGGAGCCTGGAATCGTTGCGCACGCGACTTCAGGCGCTGGGCAGTGACCTGCTGATCCTCCATGGCGACGCAGCACGACTGATTCCGAAGCTGGCAAGGCAATATGGCTGCCGGGGTGTCATCACGCGCCGCGCCACGGGCGTGGTGGAACAACGCCAGCAGCGCGCGGTGGCAAGCCAGTGTCGCTTGCGACAATTGAACAGCGGTTTGCTGCTGGACGAAGACGAGCTGCCGGAACCACTCGCCGCCCTCCCCGTGAGCTTCAGTGCCTTCCGACGCAAGCTGGAGAAGGCCCGCCCAAGCCTTCCCGACATGCCTGCCCCGCTGGAGGCGCCATCCACGCTCCCCGGTTGGCCAGAGGACGCCCCTCGTGGCTTTCAGGGCGCGGCCAGGCAACTGCTCGAGGCTCGCCACTGGCAGGCCGACACCCGCGGAGAATACACCTTTGCCCCCGGAGAGCCCGCCGGTCTGCAGCGCCTGCAGGATTACCTGAGCCCGACCTTCGCCGGTCAGTACAAGACCACCCGCAATCGCCTCAGCGGCGCGGATTTCTCGACCCGCTTCTCCGTGTGGCTGGCACTGGGCTGTCTGTCGCCGCGGCGGATACTGGACGCGCTGCACCGTTTTCAGGCCACGCTGCCCGAGCACTGCGAGCATCCGCAGGCTGCCTTCAAGGACAGCGACTGGATCCGCGTCGAGCTTTTATGGCGTGAGTACTTCCACTGGGATGCACGGCGGCTGGGCAGGCACACCTTCACGGGCGAGTCCCAAAGCCACGACGCGGCTCTGCCGCGCAGCCATGAGCGAGAGTCGGAACCGCTTGAACGCTGGCAGACCGGAATGACCGGGGTGCCATGGGTCGATGCCGGCATGCGCGAACTGGCGGCTACCGGCTGGCTGAGCAACCGCATGCGCCAGAACGTGGCGAGCTTTCTGGTCAAGGACCTTGGCGTGGACTGGCGCCAGGGAGCGGCCTGGTTCGAGCATCAGCTACTGGATCACGACGTCGCCTCCAACTGGGGCAACTGGCGCTATCTGGCGGGTATCGGACGTGATCCGTGCGGGGATCGGCACTTCAACATGATGAAGCAGGCACGCCAGCATGACCCTCTCGGTCATTACGTCAGCCGCTGGATACCAGAGATTGCGACACTGCCCGCCGGCATGCAGCGCCATGCGCCCTGGCTCGCCTGGTCAAGCAGCGCAGGGCGCAACGGATCAGCGGGCCACTACCCGCGCCAGCCTCTCACGCATGTCGAGGGCTGGGAGGCCCACCTGGCCGACGTCACACCGACACGCGTGACGCCCTGGCTGAGTGGCTCCTTCGAGCGAGGCTGA
- a CDS encoding fumarylacetoacetate hydrolase family protein, which translates to MKFATYQDGSRDGTLLLVSRDLTRAVKVADVATTLQALLEDWTSLAPGLEQRYAALNEGTLADAFALESQALHSPLPRSYQWADGSAYLNHVQLVRQARGAEMPETFWHDPLMYQGGSDSFLAPNADIVCVSEEHGIDFEGEIAVITDDVPMHVSPEQAEDHIRLLMLVNDVSLRGLIPGELAKGFGFFQAKPSSSFSPIAVTPDELGDAWQQGRVHLPLSVHLNGEKFGEPESGPDMIFSFPQLVAHAAKTRPLGAGAIIGSGTVSNPGKDGGPGKPISEGGVGYSCLAEVRMVEKILFDEIRTPFMRFGDRIRIEMFDRDGQSIFGAIDQQVTQLDA; encoded by the coding sequence ATGAAATTCGCTACCTACCAGGATGGTTCCCGTGATGGAACGCTGCTGCTGGTCTCCCGTGACCTGACCCGCGCCGTCAAGGTCGCGGATGTCGCAACGACCTTGCAGGCGCTGCTGGAAGACTGGACGTCGCTGGCGCCCGGGCTCGAGCAACGCTACGCGGCGCTCAATGAAGGCACGCTGGCGGACGCCTTTGCGCTGGAAAGCCAGGCGCTTCATTCCCCGCTGCCGCGCAGTTATCAGTGGGCAGACGGCTCGGCGTATCTGAACCATGTCCAGCTGGTGCGCCAGGCACGTGGCGCCGAGATGCCCGAGACCTTCTGGCATGACCCGCTGATGTATCAGGGTGGCAGCGACAGCTTCCTGGCCCCCAACGCCGATATCGTATGCGTCAGTGAGGAGCATGGCATCGATTTCGAAGGCGAGATCGCCGTCATCACCGATGATGTGCCGATGCACGTCAGTCCGGAGCAGGCCGAGGACCACATTCGCCTGTTGATGCTGGTCAATGACGTCAGTCTGCGTGGGCTGATCCCCGGCGAGCTGGCCAAGGGCTTCGGCTTCTTCCAGGCCAAGCCGTCGTCAAGCTTCTCGCCCATCGCCGTGACGCCGGACGAGCTGGGGGATGCCTGGCAGCAGGGGCGCGTGCATCTGCCGTTGAGCGTGCATCTCAATGGTGAGAAGTTCGGTGAGCCAGAGTCCGGGCCAGACATGATCTTCAGCTTCCCGCAGCTGGTGGCGCATGCCGCCAAGACTCGCCCCCTGGGCGCCGGCGCGATCATCGGCTCAGGCACCGTGTCCAATCCCGGCAAGGATGGCGGCCCCGGCAAACCGATCAGCGAAGGGGGCGTGGGCTACAGCTGTCTGGCCGAAGTGCGCATGGTCGAGAAGATCCTGTTCGATGAGATTCGCACGCCCTTCATGCGTTTCGGTGATCGCATCCGCATCGAGATGTTCGATCGCGATGGCCAGAGCATCTTCGGCGCCATTGATCAGCAGGTGACGCAGTTGGACGCCTGA
- a CDS encoding DUF2256 domain-containing protein, with the protein MHRKPHLPSKLCQTCQRPFTWRKKWQDCWDEVRHCSERCRRTARQKSREVRNDNH; encoded by the coding sequence ATGCATCGCAAACCGCACCTGCCCAGCAAGTTGTGCCAGACCTGTCAGCGGCCCTTCACGTGGCGCAAGAAGTGGCAGGACTGCTGGGACGAGGTACGTCATTGCAGCGAGCGCTGTCGCCGCACCGCACGCCAGAAGTCCCGGGAGGTACGCAATGACAACCACTGA
- the maiA gene encoding maleylacetoacetate isomerase — protein sequence MSLYGYYRSSTSYRVRIALALKGIEVAQVPVNLLKGEQRSEDYLAINPQGLVPTLMVGDTPAPVALTQSLAIMEYLEERWPTPALLPSAPEARAKVRALCQFMACEMHPLNNPRVLNYLTDRLEVTQAQRLEWYRHWVAEGFARLEVMLAESAGRFCHGDSPGMADACLMPQLYNARRFGCELKDYPRILAIEAACQSLEAFQQAHPERQPDCPAA from the coding sequence ATGAGTCTGTATGGCTATTACCGTTCATCTACCAGCTATCGGGTAAGAATCGCGCTGGCGCTCAAGGGGATAGAGGTCGCTCAGGTGCCGGTCAATCTGCTCAAGGGCGAACAGCGTAGCGAGGACTATCTGGCCATCAACCCCCAGGGACTAGTGCCGACCCTGATGGTGGGAGATACCCCCGCACCGGTGGCCCTGACCCAGTCGCTCGCGATCATGGAATATCTGGAGGAGCGCTGGCCCACCCCGGCGCTGTTGCCCTCAGCGCCGGAAGCGCGTGCGAAGGTGCGCGCACTGTGCCAGTTCATGGCCTGTGAGATGCATCCGCTCAACAATCCGCGCGTGCTCAATTATCTGACCGATCGGCTTGAAGTCACGCAGGCGCAGCGCCTTGAGTGGTATCGACACTGGGTCGCCGAGGGCTTCGCGCGTCTGGAAGTGATGCTGGCGGAAAGTGCAGGACGTTTCTGCCATGGCGATAGCCCGGGCATGGCGGATGCTTGCCTGATGCCCCAGCTCTACAATGCCCGGCGCTTCGGGTGTGAACTCAAGGACTACCCGAGGATTCTGGCCATCGAGGCGGCCTGTCAGTCATTGGAAGCTTTTCAGCAGGCCCACCCCGAGCGTCAGCCAGATTGTCCGGCGGCCTGA
- a CDS encoding winged helix-turn-helix transcriptional regulator, with protein MQRTDDTPEARDALDGEASQDTPRCELDLDQFLPYRLNRLAERTSEAMFARYGERFAINVAEWRLLAWLSRGVPMTAREISLRTHMDKVRVSRAVKSLESRELILRRPSEQDQRAQLLVLTAEGEAMLAELIPEARRFEDELLGAVSARQYRDLLITMQTLERQLDQLPGSD; from the coding sequence ATGCAACGCACTGATGACACTCCCGAAGCGCGCGATGCCCTTGATGGGGAAGCCTCACAGGACACGCCCCGCTGCGAGCTGGATCTTGACCAGTTTTTGCCCTATCGCCTCAACCGACTGGCCGAGCGCACCAGTGAGGCGATGTTCGCCCGCTATGGCGAGCGCTTCGCCATCAATGTCGCCGAGTGGCGTCTGCTGGCCTGGTTGAGCCGCGGCGTGCCGATGACCGCGCGGGAAATCAGCCTGCGCACCCACATGGACAAGGTACGCGTCTCGCGCGCCGTCAAATCACTGGAGAGCCGTGAACTGATTCTGCGTCGTCCGAGCGAGCAGGACCAGCGTGCGCAGTTGCTTGTCCTAACCGCCGAGGGCGAGGCCATGCTCGCCGAGCTGATTCCCGAAGCGCGGCGTTTCGAGGATGAGCTGCTCGGCGCCGTCAGTGCGCGCCAGTATCGTGATCTGCTGATCACCATGCAGACTCTTGAGCGACAACTGGATCAACTGCCGGGCAGCGACTGA
- a CDS encoding HAMP domain-containing histidine kinase → MNQPLPPPLSTPHRNLIRLTIARGITWTGFLILIIFGLEIIGFQLNVLPVISIIIAMGLVNVATWWRLGQSHPVTDTENLIHLLVDIAGLTMLFFHTGGSTNPFVPYYLVPVTMAAATLPWRYAWVIAAVGMGCYSFLMVFYEPVPQLATYELGGRISLHVIGMWLNFGLSASLVTYFIYKMAHALRTRDQALSTTREAALRSEQVLAVASQAAGTAHELGTPLSTMAVLLSEMREDAKDRNDPQLEDDLALLRSQVDTCKQRLQAMVAAADRRRMEQPQPINAAQWLEEIVQRWLVVRPDVQHSVEVTPGAEQASMLVDTTLEQALMNLLNNAADACPDDIEITLEQRDQEVLIDIRDHGDGVPMAVADQLGETFISTKSKGMGIGLFLTHATINRFGGGVSLYNHEDGGTLTEVRLPLHLT, encoded by the coding sequence ATGAATCAGCCGCTACCGCCACCACTGTCCACGCCGCACCGCAATCTCATTCGTCTGACCATCGCGCGCGGCATCACCTGGACCGGCTTTCTCATCCTGATCATCTTTGGGCTCGAGATCATCGGCTTTCAGCTCAACGTGCTGCCCGTCATCTCGATCATCATCGCGATGGGGCTGGTCAATGTCGCGACCTGGTGGCGCCTCGGGCAGTCGCATCCCGTCACCGACACCGAGAACCTGATTCACCTGCTGGTGGATATCGCCGGTCTGACGATGCTGTTCTTCCATACCGGTGGCTCCACCAACCCCTTCGTGCCCTATTATCTGGTGCCGGTGACCATGGCGGCCGCAACGCTCCCGTGGCGTTATGCCTGGGTGATTGCCGCGGTCGGCATGGGCTGTTACAGCTTCCTGATGGTGTTCTATGAGCCGGTGCCACAGCTGGCGACCTACGAGCTGGGCGGACGCATCAGCCTGCATGTCATCGGCATGTGGCTGAACTTCGGCCTGTCGGCGTCGCTGGTGACCTACTTCATCTACAAGATGGCCCATGCCCTGCGCACCCGGGATCAGGCGCTGTCCACCACGCGTGAGGCCGCCCTGCGCAGCGAGCAGGTATTGGCGGTGGCCAGCCAGGCCGCCGGCACCGCGCATGAGCTGGGCACCCCGCTCTCCACCATGGCGGTGCTGCTGAGCGAGATGCGCGAGGATGCCAAGGACAGGAATGACCCTCAACTGGAGGATGATCTCGCCCTGCTGCGCAGTCAGGTCGACACCTGCAAGCAACGCCTGCAGGCGATGGTAGCCGCGGCCGACCGCCGCCGCATGGAGCAGCCCCAACCCATCAACGCTGCCCAGTGGCTGGAGGAAATCGTGCAGCGCTGGCTGGTGGTGCGCCCGGATGTGCAGCATAGCGTCGAGGTGACGCCCGGCGCTGAACAGGCCTCCATGCTGGTGGACACCACGCTTGAGCAGGCACTGATGAATCTGCTCAACAATGCCGCTGACGCCTGCCCGGATGATATCGAGATCACCTTGGAGCAACGCGATCAGGAAGTGCTGATCGACATCCGCGATCATGGCGATGGTGTGCCCATGGCGGTGGCGGATCAGCTCGGCGAGACCTTCATCTCCACCAAGTCCAAGGGCATGGGCATCGGCCTGTTCCTCACGCATGCCACCATCAATCGGTTCGGTGGCGGCGTGAGTCTGTACAACCACGAAGATGGCGGCACCTTGACGGAAGTGCGCCTCCCCCTTCATCTGACATGA
- a CDS encoding response regulator, whose protein sequence is MRVLLVEDDPLLGEGVSHTLRREGMSTEWLKEGANVAATLKHSPFDVLVLDLGLPDLDGLQVLSHLRRQGQTLPVLILTARDDISDRVRGLDGGADDYLVKPFDIAELVARLRALVRRHAGQPSGCLQLGPLRIDQAGRTVTLAGSEVALGRREFDLLEFLLLHPSRVFSRDQLVEQLYGWDGDVESNVIEVHVHHLRRKFGTEVVKTVRGVGYRLGELT, encoded by the coding sequence ATGCGAGTTCTGCTCGTCGAAGATGATCCGTTGTTGGGCGAGGGGGTCAGCCATACCCTGCGCCGCGAAGGCATGAGCACTGAATGGTTGAAGGAGGGCGCCAACGTTGCCGCCACGCTCAAGCATTCGCCCTTCGATGTGCTGGTGCTGGACCTTGGCCTGCCGGATCTCGATGGTCTGCAGGTCTTGAGTCACTTGCGCCGTCAGGGCCAGACGTTGCCGGTATTGATCCTGACGGCACGTGATGACATCAGCGACCGGGTGCGTGGTCTGGACGGCGGCGCGGACGACTATCTGGTCAAGCCATTCGACATTGCCGAGCTGGTAGCGCGTCTGCGTGCGCTGGTCAGGCGCCATGCCGGGCAGCCCAGCGGTTGCCTGCAGCTGGGGCCATTGCGCATTGATCAGGCTGGCCGCACTGTCACGCTCGCCGGTAGCGAAGTCGCGCTGGGGCGGCGCGAATTTGATCTGCTGGAGTTCCTGCTGCTGCACCCCAGTCGTGTCTTCAGCCGGGATCAGCTCGTCGAGCAGCTCTATGGCTGGGATGGCGATGTCGAGAGCAATGTCATCGAGGTACATGTGCACCATCTGCGCCGCAAGTTCGGCACCGAGGTGGTCAAGACCGTGCGCGGCGTGGGGTATCGGCTGGGGGAACTCACGTGA